A window from Terriglobales bacterium encodes these proteins:
- the rpmI gene encoding 50S ribosomal protein L35, whose translation MPKLKTHSGAAKRFKKTASGRVKRGHAFMRHILTSKKRKTKRRLDLDTLVDKADEPKVKRMIPY comes from the coding sequence ATGCCGAAACTAAAGACCCATAGCGGCGCTGCCAAGCGCTTCAAGAAGACCGCCAGCGGGCGGGTGAAGCGTGGGCACGCGTTCATGCGCCACATCCTTACTTCGAAGAAGAGGAAGACCAAGCGGCGCCTGGACCTGGATACGTTGGTCGACAAGGCCGACGAGCCCAAAGTGAAGCGAATGATCCCGTACTAG
- the pheS gene encoding phenylalanine--tRNA ligase subunit alpha, translating to MYTVPKLEDFSASALDAAARDLKSALQSESAAISSEADWKILRDRWMARKNGVLTLLNDQWLKAAPGPAKREVGQRVNEVKKIVEEQIDAALARVSSAVSASRLEQECVDVTLPGNRRKLGIEHPLIRTMNEIVGVFKAMGYSVAEGPEVETDYYNFESLNFPPNHPARDTQDTLMIKGQQGKPLRERLLLRTHTSPVQIRAMEKQQPPVRVVVPGKVHRADTADATHSPIFHQVEGLAVDSNITFCDLKGTLDQAAKAMFGSSVKTRFYPSFFPFTEPSADMQISCFKCGGSGRLNGERCGMCKASGWIEILGSGMVDPNVYGFVDYDPKKYSGFAFGMGVERIAILKYGVDDIQLFYQGDVRFLEQFA from the coding sequence ATGTACACGGTCCCCAAGCTCGAAGACTTCTCAGCCTCCGCACTCGACGCGGCGGCACGTGACCTGAAGTCTGCTCTACAGAGCGAGAGTGCCGCTATCTCGAGCGAGGCTGACTGGAAAATCCTGCGCGATCGCTGGATGGCGCGCAAGAACGGCGTTCTCACGCTGCTCAACGATCAGTGGCTGAAAGCGGCCCCGGGGCCAGCAAAACGCGAAGTCGGTCAGCGCGTCAATGAAGTCAAGAAAATCGTCGAGGAGCAGATCGATGCGGCGCTTGCTCGCGTCAGCTCTGCTGTTTCAGCCTCGCGCCTGGAGCAGGAGTGCGTCGACGTCACGCTTCCCGGCAACCGGCGCAAGCTTGGGATTGAGCATCCGCTGATTCGGACGATGAACGAGATCGTGGGAGTCTTCAAGGCGATGGGGTACTCGGTCGCCGAGGGCCCCGAGGTTGAGACCGACTACTACAACTTCGAGTCGCTCAACTTTCCTCCGAATCATCCCGCGCGCGATACGCAAGACACGCTGATGATCAAAGGGCAGCAAGGCAAGCCCCTCCGCGAGCGCCTCCTTCTGCGCACGCACACTTCTCCGGTGCAGATTCGCGCGATGGAAAAGCAGCAGCCACCCGTTCGCGTGGTTGTTCCGGGGAAAGTACATCGAGCCGATACGGCCGACGCGACGCACTCGCCCATCTTCCATCAGGTCGAGGGGCTCGCGGTGGATTCGAACATCACTTTCTGCGATTTGAAGGGCACGCTCGATCAGGCAGCGAAAGCAATGTTCGGCTCCAGCGTGAAGACACGATTCTATCCTTCGTTCTTCCCATTTACGGAACCGAGCGCCGACATGCAGATCTCCTGCTTCAAGTGCGGAGGAAGCGGCCGGTTGAACGGAGAACGCTGCGGGATGTGCAAAGCGAGTGGATGGATCGAGATTCTCGGTTCGGGAATGGTGGATCCGAATGTATATGGGTTCGTGGATTACGATCCGAAGAAGTACAGCGGATTCGCGTTTGGAATGGGCGTGGAGCGGATTGCGATTCTGAAGTATGGAGTCGATGACATTCAGTTGTTTTATCAGGGCGATGTAAGGTTCTTGGAGCAGTTTGCGTAA
- the pheT gene encoding phenylalanine--tRNA ligase subunit beta produces MRISPTWLREFVALDVDNVRLAEDLTHAGIAVEGFIGEGDAVLFEMEITTNRVDAMNHYGVARECSAIYNLELQPIVLKLPKLIQPESFPVEILDPALCARYTARAIRDVRIEKSPRYIAERLLIEEHHGINNVADATNYTLMEMGHPTHAFDLDLLEGGKIVVRQAVHGEKLKTLDGVERQLHPGDLVVADAVKPIALAGIMGGWDTMITPNTRNVLIESAWFDPATVRRAARRHSMHTDASHRFERGADWGATTLACDRVSELVLETAGGKLAGYNDEIARKVIHEPIQLERSELGRILGQEIPETDVTRILRRLGFGLTDVRASSNGASEEGARLTLLQPPEAYTVEIPTWRMDVEREIDVIEEVARVYGFNNFANTLPSFSGGVVELPHALPESKTRNRLLALGYDEAVSPTFISTDDAERFSTAQPVAIENPLSEEAPWLRNSLVPGMLNLLSWNFNREATDVRLFEMGNVFAMSSERVEQKKLACFAATGSFGEKGVELRQRPTDFFDLKGDADAILETFERKPVQFSAPASGYFHPGRSAKVVLNGETIGELGQLHPDLAAERKFKQEVWLAQFDLDRLFAAPLREPRYQRLSRYPSVERDFSLLLDNSVSYERLRSAIDSMNIPELELIEPRELFRGPGVPEGKYSLLLHLVFQSGERTLRDDEVSGWSQQVIAAVQGLGGSLRG; encoded by the coding sequence ATGCGCATTTCTCCCACATGGCTTCGGGAATTCGTCGCGCTCGACGTCGATAACGTGCGTCTCGCCGAAGACCTGACGCACGCCGGCATCGCCGTTGAGGGTTTCATCGGCGAAGGCGACGCCGTGCTCTTCGAGATGGAGATCACGACCAATCGCGTTGATGCCATGAATCATTACGGCGTCGCGCGCGAGTGCTCCGCGATCTATAACCTCGAGTTGCAGCCGATCGTTCTCAAACTGCCGAAGCTGATTCAGCCGGAGTCTTTTCCTGTCGAGATCCTCGATCCTGCTCTTTGCGCGCGGTACACGGCGCGAGCGATACGCGACGTGCGCATAGAGAAGTCGCCGCGCTATATCGCTGAGCGGCTACTGATTGAGGAGCATCACGGCATCAACAACGTCGCCGACGCGACGAATTACACGCTGATGGAGATGGGGCATCCCACTCATGCCTTCGACCTCGACCTGCTGGAAGGCGGCAAAATTGTCGTGCGCCAGGCTGTTCACGGCGAGAAGCTGAAGACGCTCGATGGAGTCGAGCGCCAGCTGCATCCCGGCGATCTGGTCGTCGCCGACGCAGTGAAGCCGATTGCGCTGGCAGGCATCATGGGCGGATGGGACACGATGATTACGCCCAACACGCGCAACGTGCTCATCGAGTCAGCATGGTTCGATCCGGCAACCGTACGCCGAGCCGCGCGCCGTCACAGCATGCACACCGACGCCTCGCATCGCTTCGAGCGCGGCGCCGATTGGGGCGCAACGACACTGGCATGCGACCGTGTTAGCGAACTCGTGCTGGAGACGGCGGGAGGCAAGCTCGCCGGATACAACGACGAGATTGCGCGCAAGGTAATTCATGAGCCGATTCAACTTGAGCGCAGCGAACTGGGCCGAATCCTTGGACAGGAGATTCCGGAGACCGACGTGACGCGCATTTTGCGTCGCCTTGGGTTCGGGCTTACCGATGTGCGTGCAAGCTCGAACGGCGCATCAGAGGAGGGCGCCCGGCTCACTCTTTTGCAGCCACCTGAGGCCTACACGGTCGAGATCCCAACCTGGCGCATGGATGTGGAGCGCGAGATCGACGTAATCGAGGAAGTTGCTCGCGTTTACGGCTTCAACAATTTCGCAAATACCCTGCCATCGTTCTCCGGCGGCGTGGTTGAGCTACCGCACGCGTTGCCGGAATCGAAGACTCGCAATCGCCTGCTCGCGCTGGGCTATGACGAAGCCGTCTCGCCTACATTCATTTCAACCGACGATGCTGAGCGATTCTCAACGGCGCAACCCGTGGCAATCGAGAATCCATTGAGTGAGGAAGCTCCGTGGCTTCGGAATTCGCTGGTGCCGGGAATGCTCAACCTGCTCAGCTGGAATTTCAATCGTGAAGCCACCGATGTGCGGTTGTTCGAAATGGGAAACGTGTTTGCGATGTCCAGCGAACGAGTTGAGCAGAAAAAGCTGGCCTGCTTCGCCGCTACCGGATCGTTTGGAGAGAAAGGCGTCGAGCTGCGGCAGCGTCCCACCGATTTCTTCGACTTGAAGGGGGATGCCGATGCGATTCTAGAGACGTTCGAGAGGAAGCCCGTGCAGTTCTCTGCGCCTGCTTCGGGATACTTTCATCCGGGGCGTTCGGCAAAGGTTGTCCTTAACGGCGAGACCATTGGCGAGCTAGGACAGCTTCACCCCGACTTAGCGGCAGAGCGCAAGTTCAAACAGGAAGTGTGGCTTGCCCAATTCGACCTTGATCGCCTGTTCGCCGCGCCTCTGCGCGAGCCGCGCTATCAGCGGCTCTCCCGTTATCCCTCGGTAGAGCGCGATTTCTCGTTGCTGCTCGACAACAGTGTGAGCTACGAGCGTTTGCGCAGCGCGATCGACTCCATGAACATTCCCGAACTGGAATTGATCGAGCCGCGCGAACTTTTTCGGGGTCCGGGAGTGCCGGAAGGGAAGTACTCACTATTG
- a CDS encoding gamma carbonic anhydrase family protein, with the protein MIRPYQGIRPTIPDSCYVDESAQVIGDVVLGEKASIWMNAVVRGDVHSIRIGAYSNIQDCSVLHGMRHQYSVTVGEWVTVGHNVTLHGCVIEDTCLIGMGSVILNGARIGRGSIIAAGTVIPESTVIEANSLVVGVPGKMRRKLGAQDEELILRYARNYLDYTQTYLNERRLKTENPG; encoded by the coding sequence ATGATCCGCCCTTATCAAGGAATTCGCCCTACCATTCCCGATTCCTGCTACGTAGACGAATCAGCTCAGGTGATTGGAGACGTTGTTCTAGGCGAGAAGGCCAGTATTTGGATGAATGCTGTCGTTCGCGGCGACGTGCACTCAATCCGCATCGGCGCGTATTCCAACATTCAGGATTGCTCCGTCCTCCATGGCATGCGACACCAGTATTCCGTCACGGTGGGCGAGTGGGTGACGGTAGGACACAACGTAACGCTTCACGGCTGCGTGATCGAAGATACCTGCCTGATCGGCATGGGATCGGTCATACTGAACGGCGCTCGAATCGGACGCGGTTCCATCATCGCTGCGGGCACTGTGATTCCGGAAAGTACCGTAATCGAAGCGAACTCGCTCGTGGTTGGAGTGCCAGGCAAGATGCGTCGGAAGCTTGGGGCCCAGGACGAAGAGTTGATCCTTCGCTATGCGCGCAATTACCTCGACTACACGCAGACATACTTGAACGAGCGGCGCCTGAAAACCGAAAACCCGGGGTGA
- the rplT gene encoding 50S ribosomal protein L20, translating into MPRVKRGTKRRAKRKKILERASGYFLTKSKLYRSAKESVERGLKFAYSGRKQKKRQYRSIWIVRINAAAKLNGMSYSQFINGLKRSGVELDRKVLAELAANDAPAFATLAAQAKTALAKSA; encoded by the coding sequence ATGCCTCGCGTAAAACGCGGAACCAAGCGGCGCGCCAAGCGGAAAAAGATTCTTGAGCGCGCAAGTGGATATTTCCTAACAAAATCAAAGCTCTATCGCAGCGCCAAAGAGAGCGTGGAGCGCGGACTGAAGTTCGCCTACTCCGGGCGCAAGCAGAAGAAGCGCCAGTACCGCTCCATCTGGATCGTGCGCATCAACGCCGCCGCCAAGCTGAATGGCATGAGCTACAGCCAGTTCATCAACGGACTCAAGAGGTCCGGAGTGGAACTCGACCGCAAAGTGCTGGCGGAACTCGCAGCCAACGACGCGCCGGCATTTGCGACGCTGGCAGCGCAGGCGAAGACGGCTTTGGCTAAGAGCGCTTAG
- the hisS gene encoding histidine--tRNA ligase, giving the protein MTIKAVRGTRDLLPPETELWNRVEQTAREVFALYNFSEIRTPIFEDTQLFARGVGEATDIVSKEMYTWEDRARAQSEKAQSLTLRPENTAGVVRAYIEHKLWERPGLQKLYYIGPQFRRERPQKGRYRQFYQIGAEVIGPPTAGSESPARDAEVLEMLVMLLNRLEIKDWTLQLNSVGSPSSRPAYNEALQKALSGVVDRLCSDCQRRAVTNPLRVFDCKVPEDQPIIDTLPRISGFLDEADRKHFEEVQEILHATGVSFVINDRLVRGLDYYTRTAFEFTQGSLGAQSAILGGGRYDGLSEALGGPRAPGIGFAIGEDRFVMALTAGSESATYVSPPQAYIAPLGVGMNVAAAKLARDVRSAGISAELGDESFRLKKAFETAEKLGVSNVVIVGEDELAADQVTLKDLKTGQQQKVNTSQLAATLRPLEVKEHKMNLGKFHDLLLKAILEKRLIRFTYQGKARIAEPHDYGMQKGQLRLLAYQVRGGGTGKLPGWRWIEVPELSDLEVLSDTFPGSRPEEADKHHAWEKVFARVG; this is encoded by the coding sequence TTGACGATCAAGGCCGTGCGCGGCACGCGCGATCTGCTGCCGCCTGAGACTGAACTCTGGAACCGGGTTGAGCAGACCGCACGCGAAGTGTTCGCGCTCTACAACTTTTCCGAAATCCGCACTCCTATCTTCGAGGACACGCAGCTCTTCGCTCGCGGCGTTGGTGAAGCTACCGATATCGTCTCCAAAGAGATGTATACGTGGGAAGACCGCGCGCGTGCGCAGTCGGAGAAAGCGCAGTCTTTGACGCTACGTCCGGAGAACACGGCTGGCGTCGTGCGCGCATATATCGAGCACAAACTCTGGGAACGACCTGGACTTCAGAAGCTCTACTACATCGGACCGCAATTCCGCCGCGAGCGTCCCCAGAAGGGGCGCTATCGGCAGTTCTATCAAATTGGGGCTGAGGTCATCGGACCGCCCACTGCGGGAAGTGAGTCGCCGGCACGCGATGCAGAAGTGCTCGAAATGCTGGTGATGCTGCTCAATAGGCTCGAGATCAAGGATTGGACGCTACAGCTCAACTCAGTTGGTTCGCCAAGCTCGCGTCCTGCTTACAACGAAGCCTTACAAAAAGCGTTGAGCGGCGTAGTCGACCGCCTGTGCTCGGATTGTCAGCGGCGCGCAGTTACAAATCCGTTACGCGTCTTCGACTGTAAGGTTCCCGAAGATCAGCCAATTATCGATACGCTGCCACGCATCTCGGGATTTCTCGATGAAGCAGACCGCAAGCACTTCGAAGAAGTACAAGAAATCCTGCACGCCACGGGCGTTTCCTTCGTGATCAATGACCGCCTGGTGCGCGGCCTCGACTATTACACGCGCACCGCTTTCGAATTCACACAAGGAAGTCTCGGCGCGCAGAGCGCAATTTTGGGAGGTGGCCGTTACGACGGTCTCTCAGAAGCGCTCGGCGGACCTCGTGCTCCAGGGATTGGCTTTGCGATAGGAGAAGATCGCTTCGTAATGGCGCTTACGGCAGGTTCAGAGAGTGCCACTTATGTCTCGCCTCCGCAGGCCTACATCGCGCCATTGGGAGTAGGTATGAATGTTGCCGCAGCAAAGCTCGCCCGCGATGTGCGGTCCGCAGGGATTAGCGCTGAACTTGGCGATGAAAGCTTTCGTCTGAAGAAGGCCTTTGAGACAGCGGAAAAGCTTGGCGTATCAAATGTCGTGATTGTTGGAGAGGATGAACTTGCCGCCGATCAGGTTACTCTTAAGGACTTGAAGACCGGGCAACAGCAGAAGGTCAACACCTCACAATTGGCCGCAACACTCCGCCCATTAGAGGTGAAAGAGCACAAGATGAATCTTGGAAAATTTCACGACTTACTTCTTAAGGCGATTTTGGAAAAGAGGCTTATTCGATTCACTTATCAGGGTAAGGCGCGGATCGCCGAGCCGCATGATTATGGAATGCAGAAGGGCCAGCTTCGGCTGCTGGCGTATCAGGTCCGTGGCGGCGGCACTGGAAAACTTCCGGGTTGGCGCTGGATCGAAGTACCAGAACTGTCGGATCTGGAGGTCTTGAGCGACACCTTTCCCGGCTCTCGTCCCGAAGAGGCCGACAAACATCATGCATGGGAAAAAGTGTTTGCGAGGGTCGGCTGA
- a CDS encoding DJ-1/PfpI family protein: protein MQHTVGILVFPEVEILDFCGPFEVFSATRLNEERRREEPSPLHVVLIAEGEDPVSTTGGMHVLPDFTLENHPTLDILVVPGGWGTRALQSNKRVLGWVALCAQQAKVVCSVCTGSFLLAGAGLLEGRSATTHWQSLHRMRETFPNVNVRDDLHVVNDGNIFTSAGVSAGIDMALHLVALMYGAEIGRATARHMEYPVPESNARRVEAQYIAAVR from the coding sequence GTGCAGCACACCGTCGGCATTCTGGTATTTCCCGAAGTGGAAATTCTCGATTTTTGTGGACCCTTTGAGGTCTTTTCCGCCACGCGGCTCAATGAAGAACGACGACGCGAAGAGCCTTCGCCCCTTCACGTGGTGCTAATCGCTGAGGGTGAAGATCCCGTGTCGACCACCGGAGGCATGCACGTGCTTCCTGACTTCACGCTTGAGAACCATCCGACACTCGACATCCTGGTTGTTCCTGGCGGCTGGGGAACGCGCGCACTGCAGTCAAACAAGCGCGTACTCGGATGGGTCGCATTGTGCGCCCAACAAGCCAAGGTTGTTTGCTCGGTGTGTACTGGCTCATTTCTGCTGGCCGGCGCCGGTCTCCTCGAGGGGCGGTCCGCAACCACCCATTGGCAGTCTCTCCATCGTATGCGGGAGACATTTCCCAATGTCAACGTGCGCGACGATCTTCACGTAGTAAATGATGGCAATATCTTTACCTCGGCCGGAGTCTCAGCCGGAATCGACATGGCCTTGCATCTGGTTGCGCTGATGTATGGAGCCGAAATAGGCCGAGCAACTGCGCGTCACATGGAGTATCCAGTCCCCGAGAGCAACGCCCGCCGCGTGGAAGCGCAGTACATCGCTGCTGTGCGGTAA